CCCGTGTACGAACGCATTGACGCGCCGGCCACGCGCGAGCAAAAAGCCATCCTGAAAGACCTGTCGCCGGACCAGGTCACCGCCACCGAGCTGGCCGGCGAGGCGATCACCGCAAAGCTCACCCGCGCACCGGGCAACGATGCCGCCATCGGCGGCCTGAAGGTGACCACCGAAAACGGCTGGTTCGCGGCCCGGCCTTCGGGTACCGAGGACGTTTACAAGATCTACGCGGAGAGCTTCCTGGGCGAGGAACACCTGCGCCGCATCCAGGAGGAGGCGCGCGACATCGTCGCCGCGGCGCTGGGTGACACGTGACGGGTGACGGGTGACGCGTGACGCGTGACGCGTGACGCGTGACGCGAAGAATACAGGCCACTTGGAAGGCCGCGCACTGAAAACCGCTGGCCCCTCCTGGCTCGACCACTCCCCGGGCACGCGCGCCCGCCAGGCACGCTCCGCGTTACGCGTCACGCGTCACCCGTCACGCGTCACCCCACGTGTTGGTCGACGAGGATGGGGTTGCCGTCGGGGTCGACCACGACGAAGCTGGCGGGGCCGGTGGTTGACTCGTCGGCTTCGTTGGCGAATTCGATGCCCTGGGCCTTCAGCTGTTTTTGTAACTCGCGCACATCGGTGAAGCCATCGATGGTCTCACACTGCTGGGTCCAGCCGGGGTTGAAAGTCAGGATGTTGTTGTCGAACATGCCCTGGAACAGGCCGATGACGGTGTCGCCGTTGCGCATCATCTGGTAGTGCTCACCGTCGCCGGCGAACGGCTCGAAACCGAATTTTTCATAGAACGCGCGTGAAGCGGCCAGGTCCCTGACCGCCAGGCTGATGGAAAATGCGCCGAGTTGCATGGGCTATCTCCTGTTTGAAAGATGCCCCATGAATAGTCGAATGAGACCCCGCTGTCCATCACAGCCGCGCCAGGAAGGCATCGATGGCCGCGCGCGACACCGGCTCGTCCAGCGTGGGGGCGTGGCCGCGGTTGGGGACCTCGACGACATCCAGGTCCGGCTTGATGGCCTTCATTCCTTCCACCGTCTCCTCCGCGACCAGGTCGGAGATGCCGCCCTTGAGCAACAGGACCGGCATGGTCATCTTGCGGAAGTTGTCCCAGGGCGACAGGTTAAGGCCCTTGAGACGGCGCACACCAAGCTTTTGCAGGAACCGAATCAACCCCATCGACTTGGCCATGTGCCGTAGCGCGTCACCAATCTTGCGGTCATAATCCGGGGCCACCTGGCCATCGGCGGTCTCGCGCCAGGCCAGGCGCGCCTGCTCATCCCAGAACGCATCGTCCTGATCCGGGTAGGCGATTTCGTAGTTCTGCCTGGCCAGCGTCGCGGCCGCGGCCCAGTCAGGCTGGGCAGGTGTTCGGCCCGCATACTCCAGGATTCGTTCCAGTGCCGCCGGCGCCACTTCCGGGCCCACGTCATTCATGACCACGCCGCGCATGCGCTGCGGCTGCTGGTCGGCCATGATCATCGCCATCAGGCCACCCAGCGACGTGCCGATAATGGCCGCGGACTCGATACCCAGCGTGTCCATCAGCGTCCAGGTATCGCGCACGTACGTGGGCGGCAGGTATTGCTTCCACTTCGGGTCATGGGCCGAGCGGCCGCGGCCGCGCAGGTCCGGCGTCAGCACCCGCCAGCGGCCTGAAAGGTGTTCGGCCAGGCCCTGGAAATCCTTGCTGTTGCGGGTCAGGCCGGGCAGGCAGATGACGGTATCGTCACCGCCGCCGTATTCGCGATAGAAAAGCTCCAGCCCATCGTGCGAAGTGTAGGTGTGCTCGGTGGCGGTCATGTCTGTTCCTCGTGGTGATCAGCCTGGCCCAGCCAGTGGCGATAACGGTCGCGAAGTTCGCGCTTCAGCACCTTGCCGTTGGCGTTTCGCGGCAGCGCATCGATCAATTCAACCCCGGCCAGGCGTTGGTGTTTACCGACCCGGGTGTTGGTCCAGTCACGCAGGGCGTGGGCCTGGGCGGGTTCGTCGTTTGCGACGACCAGCGCCAGCGGTGTCTCTCCCCAGCGCGGACAGGGGATGCCCACCACGGCGACCTCGCCGACGGCCGGGTGCCCGAGCATGACGTGCTCGATATCGGCCGGGTAGACGTTCTGTCCGCCGGAAATCAGCAGGTCCTTCTTGCGGTCGACCAGGTACAGGTAACCCTGCTCGTCGATTCGACCGATGTCGCCGGTGCGTAGCCAGTGGCGGCCGGCCTGGTCCACCCAGCGGGCTTCAAGGCTGGCGTCGGGCCGTTCATGGTAGCCCGCCATCAGGTGGCGACAGCGACCGACGATCTCGCCCGGCTGGCCCGGCTCGCAGGGCCTATCGTTGTCATCGAGGATCAGCAGGTCAACACCCATGAGCGGTTTGCCGACACTGTCGGGGCGCTCGCGTGCCTGCTCCGGCTCCAGCGTGGTGATCACGCCCTCTGTCAGGCCGTACAGCTCAATCAACTGCGGCGCCAGCCGGTCCATGACTTCCAGTTTCAGCGTCGGCGGCAGTGGAGATCCACAGCACATCAAGCTCTTGATAGATGACAGGTCATGGTCCGCAAATGCCGGTTCATCGACAATGCGCTGGAACTGCAACGGCACCATGGCCGAATGCGTCACACCATGGCGTTCAACCGCCTGCAGCCAGGCCGCCGCGTCGAAGGCCGGCATCACCACCACTGTGCCGCCGACCAGCAGGCTGATGCCCATGCCCACCCAGGAAATATTCGAGAACAGCCCGATGGCGCAGAGGTTGACGGCCGCGCGGTCATAACGCAGCGCCAGCGCCAGGTCGTAGAACCAGTCCAGGCGGCGGCGATGGGTATGGACAATACCCTTGGGCTGGCCCGTGGTGCCGGAGGAGTAAATGATGTTGCAGGCATCGTCGTCGCGCAGCAGCACGGCCGGGTCGGTGTTGTCCTGCGATGCACGCCAGCCGGCGAAATCACGCCACCCGTCACGGGCCGCCCCGGTAGTGAACCAGCCTTCCGCCAGGACGCTGGCCATTTGGATGCGCTCGGCGTCCAACCGCGGCGCATGGTCGTCACTGGTGATCACTACGCGGGCGCCGGCATCGTTGATCATGGCCACCAGGCCCAGGTCGGCGACCATGGTGTTCAGGGGGACGGCGACAAAACCACCCACCACGGCGCCGAACATGGCCACGACCATGTCGTCACTGTTGCTCATCAGGACGGCGACACGGTCTCCGCGTTCGAGGCCCATGGCGGCCAGGCCATTGGCGACCTGGCAGGTACGGCGGAAAAATTCCGGCCAGTCGAGCACTTTCTCACCGAAGATGACGGCGGGTCGACCTGGCAGCCAACGCGCGTTCATGGCCAGCACTTCCGGCAGCAGCGGGGCCGGCGAATCGAACCCCTGGAGGTCAGTCACCGTCCCACCACCATGCCAGTCATCGTGCCGTCCAGCCACCATCCATGGGCAGCACCGTGCCGGTCACGGAAGCCGCGCCGTCGCCAGCCAGCCAGGCGACCATCGAGGCGACCTCGTCGACACTGATCAGTCGCCGCGTGGGCTGGGCCACCAGCATCACGTCGCGCACCACGTCGTCTTCGGAGATCCCGCGCGCCTTTGCCGTGTCGGCAACCTGCCCGCGCACCAGCGGCGTGTCGACATACCCCGGCGCAATAGCGTTCACGGTGATGCCCTGCTCGGCCACTTCCAGCGCCACCGTCTTGGTCAAACCGGCCACGCCATGCTTGGCGGCCACGTACGCCGCCTTGTACGGTGAGGCCCGCAGCGCGTGCGCGGAGGCGATATTGATGACGCGGCCATGCCCCGCATCGATCATGCCCGGCAGCGCACAGCGGATGGTGTGGAACACCGCAGAGAGGTTGATGGCGATGATGGCGTCCCAGCGATCGACGGGGAAGTCCTGCACCGGGGACACGAACTGGATACCTGCGTTGTTGACCAGGATATCGATCGCACCGCGCGCGCGCTGCGCCGCCGTCACCATGGCCTCGATCTGCGCCACGTCCAGCAGGTCCGCCGGCACGTGGTCCGCCTCGGGCGCGCCGGCTTCCACCAGGTCCTGGGTCAATTCGGCGATATCCTCTGCCTCGCCAAGCCCGCTGAAAGACAGGCGGCAGCCATGGCGTGCCAGCGCCATTGCAATGCCCAGGCCGATGCCGGACGTCGCCCCGGTCACCAGGGCATGCCGCCCCTCCAGTTCACTGGCCGAAGTACCCATCATTCCTCCCAGTCGCGCTCGATCCAGCGCGCTGACAGAAGGAACAGCGCCGCCGCAGCCACGTAGAAGCCGGTGCCGGCCACGATGGACCACCGCAGCGCGTCTTCACCCAGGCGGGTCGTGAGCATGTCCGACAATGCACCAATCAGCCACGTCCCCAGGCCAATGCCCAGGAGATTGTTGACGAACAGGAACACCGCCGAGGCCGTGGCGCGCATTTCGGCACGCACCAGTTGCTGCACGGTGGACATCACCGGGCCGATCCAGACCAGCCCCAGGGCGACCGGGATCAACAGCACGCACCAGGCCAGCCAGAGGGTGGGCGTGAGCACGCCCAGGATGTAGGTGGGCACCGACAGAATGAACGCAGCCGCCGGAATAGTCACGAACCTTGT
The sequence above is drawn from the Marinihelvus fidelis genome and encodes:
- a CDS encoding 3-hydroxybutyrate dehydrogenase, with translation MGTSASELEGRHALVTGATSGIGLGIAMALARHGCRLSFSGLGEAEDIAELTQDLVEAGAPEADHVPADLLDVAQIEAMVTAAQRARGAIDILVNNAGIQFVSPVQDFPVDRWDAIIAINLSAVFHTIRCALPGMIDAGHGRVINIASAHALRASPYKAAYVAAKHGVAGLTKTVALEVAEQGITVNAIAPGYVDTPLVRGQVADTAKARGISEDDVVRDVMLVAQPTRRLISVDEVASMVAWLAGDGAASVTGTVLPMDGGWTAR
- a CDS encoding alpha/beta fold hydrolase, whose translation is MTATEHTYTSHDGLELFYREYGGGDDTVICLPGLTRNSKDFQGLAEHLSGRWRVLTPDLRGRGRSAHDPKWKQYLPPTYVRDTWTLMDTLGIESAAIIGTSLGGLMAMIMADQQPQRMRGVVMNDVGPEVAPAALERILEYAGRTPAQPDWAAAATLARQNYEIAYPDQDDAFWDEQARLAWRETADGQVAPDYDRKIGDALRHMAKSMGLIRFLQKLGVRRLKGLNLSPWDNFRKMTMPVLLLKGGISDLVAEETVEGMKAIKPDLDVVEVPNRGHAPTLDEPVSRAAIDAFLARL
- a CDS encoding VOC family protein, which gives rise to MQLGAFSISLAVRDLAASRAFYEKFGFEPFAGDGEHYQMMRNGDTVIGLFQGMFDNNILTFNPGWTQQCETIDGFTDVRELQKQLKAQGIEFANEADESTTGPASFVVVDPDGNPILVDQHVG
- a CDS encoding class I adenylate-forming enzyme family protein is translated as MTDLQGFDSPAPLLPEVLAMNARWLPGRPAVIFGEKVLDWPEFFRRTCQVANGLAAMGLERGDRVAVLMSNSDDMVVAMFGAVVGGFVAVPLNTMVADLGLVAMINDAGARVVITSDDHAPRLDAERIQMASVLAEGWFTTGAARDGWRDFAGWRASQDNTDPAVLLRDDDACNIIYSSGTTGQPKGIVHTHRRRLDWFYDLALALRYDRAAVNLCAIGLFSNISWVGMGISLLVGGTVVVMPAFDAAAWLQAVERHGVTHSAMVPLQFQRIVDEPAFADHDLSSIKSLMCCGSPLPPTLKLEVMDRLAPQLIELYGLTEGVITTLEPEQARERPDSVGKPLMGVDLLILDDNDRPCEPGQPGEIVGRCRHLMAGYHERPDASLEARWVDQAGRHWLRTGDIGRIDEQGYLYLVDRKKDLLISGGQNVYPADIEHVMLGHPAVGEVAVVGIPCPRWGETPLALVVANDEPAQAHALRDWTNTRVGKHQRLAGVELIDALPRNANGKVLKRELRDRYRHWLGQADHHEEQT